The proteins below are encoded in one region of Syntrophotalea carbinolica DSM 2380:
- a CDS encoding chemotaxis protein CheW yields MTAESHLDMVAGMDVSSEDTLHGKFLVFKVGSEEFGIEIRHVTEIVGIQKINEVPDLPGYMKGVINLRGRVIPVMDIRTRFGMSDRDYDERTCIIVVHVDGETSGLIIDEVKEVTEIADNQIEPPPGRSAQTGQYVKGIGKVNDEVKILLDVQRLFYA; encoded by the coding sequence ATGACTGCTGAATCTCATTTGGACATGGTCGCCGGTATGGATGTCTCATCCGAAGATACCCTGCATGGGAAATTCCTGGTGTTTAAAGTCGGTAGCGAGGAGTTTGGCATCGAAATCCGCCACGTCACCGAAATTGTAGGTATTCAGAAGATCAACGAAGTACCCGATCTGCCGGGTTATATGAAGGGTGTTATCAACCTGCGCGGCCGTGTTATTCCGGTCATGGATATACGCACCCGTTTCGGTATGTCGGACCGCGATTACGATGAGCGCACCTGTATTATCGTCGTGCATGTCGACGGCGAGACATCCGGACTGATTATCGACGAGGTCAAGGAAGTTACCGAAATCGCGGATAACCAGATCGAGCCTCCCCCCGGCCGTTCGGCGCAAACCGGGCAATATGTCAAGGGGATCGGCAAGGTCAACGACGAAGTGAAAATTCTGCTGGACGTTCAGAGACTGTTTTATGCCTGA
- a CDS encoding CheR family methyltransferase, with translation MPDTKRRSAPMFPDSGMLMRITDEEFELLRGLIYNRFGINLTDQKRSLLVGRLQKVLRQSGHTSFKSYYEALLGDPTEQALSQLVDRISTNHTYFYREKSHFDFFIETALPQLKKTLEKQNQRDIRIWCAGCSSGEEAYMLLMLLREFFGNQYAQWDGGILATDISSRVLDIARRGVYPEDRVRNLPEHLRRKYFRALPDGQFEVIEELRQEATFRRFNLMNDVFPFKKPFHVIFCRNVMIYFDDPTRKNLVAKFHRHTVAGGYFFLGHSETLGRGQSLYQYLAPAVYHKQ, from the coding sequence ATGCCTGACACAAAACGGCGTTCAGCGCCGATGTTTCCCGATAGTGGCATGTTGATGCGTATCACGGACGAAGAGTTCGAGTTGTTGCGTGGGCTCATCTACAATCGTTTTGGGATTAATCTTACCGATCAGAAACGATCTTTGTTGGTTGGACGCCTGCAGAAGGTTCTGCGGCAAAGCGGTCACACCAGTTTTAAAAGCTATTACGAAGCTTTGCTGGGAGACCCGACCGAACAGGCCCTCAGCCAGCTGGTGGATCGCATTTCCACCAACCATACGTATTTTTACCGGGAAAAATCCCATTTCGATTTTTTTATCGAGACGGCGCTTCCGCAGCTGAAAAAGACCCTGGAGAAACAGAACCAGCGCGATATACGCATCTGGTGCGCCGGGTGTTCCAGCGGTGAAGAGGCCTATATGCTGCTGATGCTTTTGCGCGAGTTTTTCGGTAACCAGTATGCGCAATGGGATGGCGGCATCCTAGCAACGGATATCTCCTCACGGGTACTCGATATTGCCAGACGCGGCGTTTATCCCGAGGATCGGGTGCGGAACCTTCCGGAGCATTTGCGGCGCAAATATTTTCGTGCGCTGCCCGACGGGCAGTTTGAAGTTATCGAGGAGTTGCGGCAGGAAGCGACATTCAGGCGTTTCAATCTGATGAACGATGTTTTTCCGTTTAAAAAGCCTTTTCATGTCATCTTTTGCCGTAATGTGATGATTTACTTTGACGATCCGACACGCAAAAACCTGGTGGCCAAATTTCATAGGCATACGGTCGCGGGAGGCTACTTTTTCCTGGGGCATTCAGAAACCCTGGGCAGGGGGCAGAGTCTGTACCAATATCTGGCACCCGCCGTTTACCACAAACAGTAG
- a CDS encoding chemotaxis protein CheA: protein MTTDLLSEQAEIVNEFLLESREMLDQLEPTIIELGQSCQVVDCWLAQECSNTLCQRHGRSLDMPCWLQTGYVEGGDQSCPHASSAEECRSCVVFQSINGHGETMNAIFRLFHSMKGSAGFLELNHIAHVAHAAESLLDMIRSGKIQMIPEHVQFLCQSCDFAKEAMDHVEQELNDQGMEEAANHISELLAKAAEDALSRIEHASTDGAEQAAVAAESNDAAEPNDAAEPNEDAGLEADDFDDLMQMLISPEMLERFVQEADELLQNVEQGLLAWSDDKLDAEGIAELYRNVHSFKGNSGFFSFGDMEKLTHQMETLLDIAKEGGEFSNGSPAEALLGCLDALRGAVADISQGGKGVIEEVDELLKQLVRYVPTEDAETTPEDSEPARIPEDCLRESAVPAEDLGEDDDTSSASGSRLLGEILVEEGLADEGEIAEVIEEQRKPLGELLVERGKVGPEQLAKALEIQKQSGQAKSSGGTNGAAMPSKGKPPAMNRQDIRVDLAKLDDLINLIGEMVIAENMLLRSPDLEGLELDNFSKAAQQMSKIVRDLQEMAMIIRMIPVSGLFRRMIRLVHDLSVKSGKKVDLQLFGQETEVDKTVIEQITDPLVHLLRNSLDHGLETPAERLAAGKPEKGVVKLSARHQEGEVWIEVQDDGRGLNRDKILSKAIGKGLVAGDGSHLSDKEIYNLIFQPGFSTADKVTDVSGRGVGMDVVKKNLEKIKGKIEVQSTPGQGSRITLRIPLTLAIIDGMLVRIGESRCIVPLLAIREIFRPTTDDITVMPDGQELAKVRESFHPVVYLDRLLEEPADYNAIEDGVLIVLEYQDKFLCLLVDEILGQQQTVIKGLSDYIGNVRIASGCTILGNGEVCLILDVATLVDEHVGQRRLQGQ, encoded by the coding sequence ATGACCACTGATTTGTTGTCAGAACAGGCTGAAATTGTTAATGAATTCCTTCTTGAGAGCAGGGAGATGCTGGACCAGCTCGAGCCCACGATCATTGAGTTGGGGCAGAGTTGCCAGGTAGTCGATTGCTGGTTAGCCCAGGAATGTAGCAATACTCTTTGCCAGAGACATGGTCGATCTCTTGACATGCCTTGCTGGTTGCAAACCGGATATGTGGAAGGGGGCGACCAGTCCTGCCCGCATGCGTCATCCGCGGAAGAGTGTCGCTCTTGCGTTGTGTTCCAAAGTATCAACGGTCATGGCGAGACCATGAATGCCATATTCCGTTTGTTCCATTCCATGAAGGGCAGCGCCGGTTTCCTCGAACTGAACCATATCGCCCATGTTGCCCATGCTGCAGAGAGTCTGCTGGACATGATCCGGTCCGGTAAGATTCAGATGATTCCCGAACATGTGCAGTTCCTTTGCCAGTCTTGTGATTTTGCCAAGGAGGCGATGGACCATGTCGAACAGGAATTGAACGACCAGGGTATGGAGGAGGCTGCCAACCACATTTCGGAATTGCTCGCCAAGGCGGCCGAGGATGCATTGAGCAGGATTGAACATGCATCGACGGATGGTGCTGAACAAGCCGCTGTCGCTGCGGAATCGAATGATGCTGCCGAACCGAATGATGCTGCCGAACCGAATGAGGATGCCGGTCTGGAAGCAGACGATTTCGACGATTTGATGCAGATGCTTATTTCTCCGGAAATGCTGGAGCGCTTTGTTCAGGAAGCCGACGAGTTGCTGCAGAATGTCGAGCAGGGGTTGTTGGCCTGGAGCGACGATAAGCTCGATGCGGAAGGGATCGCCGAACTTTATCGAAATGTGCACAGTTTTAAAGGCAACAGCGGTTTTTTCAGCTTTGGCGATATGGAAAAGCTCACCCACCAGATGGAAACATTGCTCGATATTGCCAAGGAGGGGGGGGAGTTTTCCAACGGTTCGCCTGCAGAGGCATTGCTCGGTTGCCTGGATGCCCTGCGTGGGGCGGTGGCCGATATCTCCCAAGGGGGCAAGGGCGTCATCGAGGAAGTCGATGAGCTTCTGAAGCAGCTTGTCCGCTATGTCCCCACGGAGGATGCCGAAACGACTCCGGAGGATTCTGAGCCTGCACGGATACCGGAAGATTGCTTGCGCGAGTCGGCCGTGCCTGCCGAGGATTTGGGAGAGGATGACGATACTTCGTCCGCCTCTGGGTCTCGTTTGCTCGGCGAAATTCTCGTTGAGGAAGGGCTTGCCGATGAAGGTGAAATCGCTGAGGTTATAGAAGAGCAGCGCAAACCTCTCGGAGAGTTGCTGGTCGAACGGGGCAAGGTCGGGCCGGAGCAGTTGGCTAAGGCTCTGGAGATCCAGAAGCAAAGCGGCCAAGCCAAATCGTCCGGAGGGACCAATGGGGCTGCGATGCCGTCCAAGGGCAAGCCGCCTGCCATGAACCGTCAGGATATTCGGGTCGATCTGGCCAAACTTGACGATCTGATCAACTTGATCGGCGAGATGGTTATTGCCGAAAACATGTTGTTGCGCAGCCCCGATCTTGAGGGGTTGGAGCTCGACAATTTTAGTAAGGCCGCCCAGCAGATGAGCAAGATTGTCCGTGATCTGCAGGAAATGGCCATGATTATTCGAATGATCCCTGTTTCCGGTCTGTTCCGGCGCATGATCCGACTGGTGCACGATCTGTCGGTGAAATCCGGGAAAAAGGTTGACCTGCAGCTGTTTGGCCAGGAGACGGAGGTCGATAAGACGGTTATCGAGCAGATCACCGATCCTTTGGTACATCTGCTGCGCAACAGTCTTGATCACGGTCTTGAAACCCCGGCCGAACGTCTGGCCGCCGGCAAACCCGAAAAAGGGGTGGTTAAGCTGTCGGCCCGGCATCAGGAAGGGGAAGTGTGGATCGAAGTGCAGGATGATGGTCGCGGTCTGAATCGTGACAAAATTCTGTCCAAAGCTATCGGCAAGGGATTGGTCGCCGGCGATGGCAGTCATCTAAGCGATAAAGAAATTTACAACCTTATTTTTCAGCCCGGTTTTTCCACCGCCGACAAGGTGACGGATGTTTCCGGGCGCGGCGTCGGCATGGATGTCGTAAAGAAGAATCTGGAAAAGATCAAAGGCAAAATCGAAGTGCAGAGCACGCCGGGCCAGGGCTCACGCATAACCTTGCGGATTCCTCTGACTCTCGCCATTATCGATGGGATGTTGGTACGTATCGGTGAATCCCGTTGTATTGTCCCGTTGTTGGCGATTCGGGAGATCTTCCGTCCGACCACAGACGATATTACGGTTATGCCCGACGGTCAGGAACTGGCGAAAGTCCGGGAGAGTTTTCACCCGGTTGTTTATCTCGACCGGTTGCTGGAAGAGCCGGCGGATTATAACGCCATCGAAGATGGTGTTTTGATTGTGCTGGAGTATCAGGATAAATTCCTTTGCCTGCTGGTGGATGAAATCCTCGGTCAGCAACAGACCGTTATCAAGGGCTTATCCGATTACATCGGCAATGTGCGCATTGCTTCGGGATGTACCATCCTGGGCAACGGTGAGGTCTGTCTTATCCTGGATGTGGCTACGCTGGTAGACGAACATGTGGGGCAACGGCGCTTGCAGGGGCAGTAA
- a CDS encoding tetratricopeptide repeat protein yields MIKLRLLVIVLLLIGSVLPVRAADVHRLQNLTKVDEFDQSRVVFDFSKLPEFHLETSGQRVDLLFQQTDIGSSLTTLPEDDKIVKVLLARKQEELLVSILLHKIPTRVATIESPARQQITLDIRWPTEGAQRPAVAFQLSGMPTAHKSLDSIATPQLNSVYTGRWQDFFKVFHTRPDIQTPMQYSLPALPSWPTDRTEPILHKALKLANSGKWQTLAAELKQAGIPVTGHPGAELKAEALLRTGHAKRAVQILNALKTEEGDAAQPARANYLCALAEAASGAPYQARCSLAPVLAASATTSPLTPYARLLEAELLLAIGKHAQAYALLKKPVQHWPNALQRTVQWRRSQALLHMGKKTKAARGFRRMYSRPDLHARFPDIRYDAGLSCLETGRYKEAEVHFVELSQSLHDPIQHGNAEFCAAKAAYLAKDRKRALVSLEQLRDNYEGTETGFFAWMALLDHRFSNQENVSFLQIARDYGTIAENAPLRSLREEAAIKQALVHHLHNQQDRAAALLKVFLRNFSRGPFQKEAKTLLSEILPPLIEKLIRDGHDLEAVVMVEEHRDLLIDGNLSWSFLPDLAQAYTRLGLWQKASKTYFFLIDRKGAGHRDKAYYLPLVQLLHDRSQYAMAISLARRYLEKYPSGKDRLQLFELQLMAMAKSNRLDEAVQLLQKYKHLTNADIALQSAVIHWKQGNSRRIIQQPKSLNDTPEGLLLRAEALFKETRNAEALDLYEQLRRHKTYADQATYRCGQIKLLSGDNQSALKLFRQVAENKQASFWARLAKDAIAAHDMKRSARL; encoded by the coding sequence ATGATCAAACTGCGATTACTCGTCATAGTCCTGCTGCTCATCGGTTCGGTACTTCCGGTCCGGGCCGCCGATGTACACAGGCTGCAGAACCTCACCAAGGTGGATGAGTTTGACCAGTCGCGGGTCGTCTTCGACTTTTCGAAACTCCCGGAGTTTCACCTCGAAACGTCCGGTCAACGTGTCGATCTTCTTTTTCAGCAGACCGACATAGGTTCATCCCTGACCACCCTCCCGGAAGACGATAAAATCGTAAAAGTTCTCCTGGCCCGAAAGCAGGAGGAGCTGCTGGTCTCTATCTTGTTACATAAAATTCCGACCCGCGTCGCGACCATTGAATCGCCTGCCAGGCAACAGATAACTCTGGATATTCGCTGGCCGACCGAAGGCGCTCAACGCCCGGCTGTTGCTTTTCAACTAAGCGGCATGCCGACCGCGCACAAGAGTCTCGACAGCATTGCCACGCCGCAGCTCAATTCCGTCTATACGGGCCGCTGGCAGGACTTCTTCAAGGTTTTCCACACCCGGCCTGACATTCAGACCCCCATGCAATATTCTCTACCGGCCTTGCCCTCTTGGCCCACAGACCGGACCGAGCCCATATTGCACAAAGCGCTTAAACTGGCCAACAGCGGAAAGTGGCAAACGCTGGCTGCAGAACTGAAACAAGCGGGCATTCCTGTGACGGGGCATCCCGGCGCAGAACTGAAAGCCGAGGCGTTGCTGCGCACGGGGCATGCAAAGCGGGCCGTACAGATATTAAACGCGTTAAAAACTGAAGAAGGTGATGCAGCGCAACCCGCCAGGGCAAACTATCTTTGCGCGCTGGCTGAAGCCGCCAGCGGCGCCCCCTATCAGGCACGGTGTTCACTCGCGCCGGTACTGGCCGCCTCAGCCACAACATCTCCCCTGACCCCGTACGCCCGGCTGCTTGAAGCCGAGTTGTTGCTGGCAATCGGCAAGCACGCACAAGCCTACGCTCTCCTCAAAAAACCGGTTCAGCATTGGCCGAACGCCCTGCAGCGGACGGTCCAATGGCGACGTTCGCAAGCACTTCTCCACATGGGTAAAAAAACCAAGGCGGCTCGCGGCTTTCGCCGTATGTACTCCCGCCCCGACCTGCATGCCCGGTTTCCCGACATCCGTTACGATGCCGGACTGAGCTGCCTTGAAACCGGCCGATACAAGGAGGCCGAGGTTCATTTCGTGGAATTAAGCCAAAGCCTGCACGATCCCATCCAGCATGGAAACGCCGAATTCTGTGCGGCAAAAGCTGCCTATCTTGCCAAGGATCGCAAGCGGGCGCTGGTTTCCCTGGAGCAATTACGTGACAATTACGAAGGGACGGAAACAGGATTTTTTGCGTGGATGGCTTTGCTCGATCACCGCTTTTCAAACCAGGAAAACGTGTCATTTCTGCAGATTGCCAGGGACTACGGCACGATTGCCGAAAACGCGCCGCTGCGCTCTTTGCGGGAAGAGGCGGCTATAAAACAAGCGTTGGTCCACCATCTGCATAATCAGCAAGACCGGGCCGCCGCATTGCTGAAGGTTTTTCTGCGCAATTTTTCGCGCGGACCGTTTCAAAAGGAAGCGAAAACCCTTTTGTCGGAAATTCTGCCGCCGCTTATTGAAAAGCTGATCCGGGACGGGCACGACCTGGAAGCCGTGGTCATGGTCGAAGAACATCGCGACCTGCTGATCGACGGCAATCTGTCCTGGTCTTTTCTTCCCGACCTGGCCCAGGCTTACACCCGGCTCGGATTATGGCAAAAGGCCAGCAAAACCTATTTTTTCCTGATCGATCGTAAAGGAGCGGGACACCGGGACAAAGCTTACTACCTGCCTCTGGTTCAACTGCTGCATGACCGCTCGCAGTATGCCATGGCCATCTCCCTGGCGCGGCGCTACCTGGAAAAATATCCCTCAGGTAAGGATCGACTTCAACTTTTCGAATTGCAACTGATGGCCATGGCCAAATCCAACCGTCTCGATGAAGCGGTCCAGCTGCTGCAGAAGTACAAACACCTTACAAATGCCGACATTGCCCTTCAAAGTGCTGTAATTCACTGGAAACAGGGCAACAGTCGAAGAATCATTCAACAACCCAAAAGTTTAAACGATACCCCCGAGGGCCTGCTCCTCAGAGCGGAGGCCCTGTTCAAAGAGACTCGCAACGCCGAAGCTCTGGATCTTTACGAACAGCTGCGACGGCATAAGACCTATGCCGATCAGGCAACGTATCGCTGCGGCCAGATAAAACTGTTATCCGGCGATAACCAATCGGCCCTAAAACTTTTTCGGCAAGTTGCCGAAAACAAACAAGCTTCTTTTTGGGCACGCCTGGCCAAAGATGCCATTGCGGCTCATGACATGAAACGATCGGCCCGTCTTTAA